The following proteins are co-located in the Paenibacillus sp. FSL H8-0079 genome:
- a CDS encoding ABC transporter ATP-binding protein: MSNKSETVAYADKVEMKSSHEKRGANEMKEDNEIDTGHKTDENHVPDDPKQVVSLRTVWPVIFRWMKPYGLAVAILLIFISADAVFDWGLAFVQGFFVDAIHDGGQEQLNATAIIFIAILAGFIVLLAMHRYVLVWLKESLYRDMSMDLLKLLNRMPYAWVRRQKSGDVMLRIKEDTKHGAEVVEAIAEGVTVVFIIILSLGYLYKADAWVAVIALVSAGIIWFTARLYDQRIVHLSDEVESREGESQQQIQQYVEGIPVIQMYDASPWFLARFRTQQQSLNRVQAKLQMTLSMSDNVAMAVFGLAQLAALFLIGLSAARGTLSPGMVVASSLLFELVVWPVLGLSSQWSQMQASVGAFGRISAWLKLAENKKTDATSTKQETRAQGSFDQDQGYTQQTAYQEKEIAMLRLQQVTVIDDDSGRRILDQITLNLVPGELVAVVGASGAGKSTLCQVCAGLIEPTNGNVLLGDKHVAEYIEMDNKSRLTYMPQTPTFFTGTIEDNIRLNIDATLDKVKLAAEQAGLHEFIEANEEQYAAMLQEKGANLSGGQQQRLSLARLFMRSSDLYILDEPTSSLDIQTEQNVMNHLLNFMKGRIGLLVTHRMEVARQCSRILVMEHGRIAEDGTHEQLMQRKGLYYRMNVRGAAANE; encoded by the coding sequence ATGAGTAACAAGAGTGAAACCGTAGCGTATGCCGATAAGGTTGAAATGAAGAGCAGCCATGAGAAGCGTGGAGCAAACGAAATGAAAGAAGATAATGAAATAGATACTGGACATAAAACGGATGAAAATCATGTTCCAGATGATCCAAAGCAAGTTGTATCACTGAGAACAGTGTGGCCTGTTATTTTCCGTTGGATGAAGCCTTATGGATTAGCTGTAGCGATCTTGCTCATTTTTATCTCAGCAGATGCGGTCTTTGATTGGGGACTTGCCTTTGTACAGGGATTCTTCGTGGATGCTATTCATGATGGGGGACAGGAACAGCTTAATGCCACCGCAATAATTTTCATCGCCATTTTGGCAGGATTTATTGTATTGCTCGCGATGCATCGTTATGTACTGGTATGGCTCAAGGAGTCCCTGTACAGAGACATGTCTATGGACTTGCTGAAGTTATTAAACAGGATGCCTTATGCGTGGGTTCGCAGACAGAAGTCCGGAGATGTAATGCTTCGCATCAAAGAAGACACCAAGCATGGTGCAGAAGTGGTCGAGGCCATTGCAGAGGGTGTTACGGTTGTATTCATTATTATATTATCACTGGGATACTTGTATAAAGCCGATGCATGGGTTGCAGTTATCGCCTTAGTGAGTGCAGGGATAATTTGGTTCACGGCGAGGTTGTATGATCAGCGAATTGTACATCTGTCCGATGAGGTCGAATCCAGAGAAGGCGAGTCACAACAGCAGATCCAACAGTACGTTGAAGGAATCCCAGTGATTCAGATGTATGATGCTTCACCTTGGTTTCTCGCTCGATTTCGAACACAACAGCAATCACTGAATCGTGTTCAGGCCAAGTTGCAGATGACTTTGAGCATGTCGGATAACGTGGCGATGGCGGTATTTGGTTTGGCTCAGTTGGCAGCGTTGTTTCTAATTGGTTTGTCAGCAGCTAGAGGAACCTTGTCTCCGGGTATGGTTGTTGCAAGTAGTCTGCTGTTCGAATTGGTGGTGTGGCCCGTGCTCGGCTTGTCCAGCCAGTGGAGTCAGATGCAAGCCAGCGTGGGCGCATTTGGACGTATCTCTGCATGGTTGAAATTGGCGGAGAACAAGAAGACAGACGCAACCAGTACTAAGCAGGAGACGCGTGCACAGGGAAGTTTTGACCAAGATCAAGGGTACACACAACAAACAGCATATCAAGAGAAAGAAATTGCTATGCTACGTCTTCAACAGGTTACAGTAATAGATGATGACAGTGGTCGGAGGATTCTGGATCAGATTACGCTAAATCTGGTTCCAGGTGAATTGGTTGCGGTAGTTGGTGCCAGTGGTGCAGGCAAATCTACACTATGCCAAGTGTGCGCAGGGCTGATCGAGCCAACAAACGGAAACGTATTGCTGGGTGATAAACATGTTGCAGAGTATATAGAGATGGATAATAAATCTAGACTGACGTATATGCCGCAGACACCAACTTTTTTTACAGGAACGATCGAGGACAATATCCGTCTCAATATAGACGCTACGTTGGACAAGGTAAAGCTTGCGGCAGAGCAGGCAGGTTTGCATGAATTCATTGAGGCCAATGAAGAGCAATACGCTGCGATGTTGCAAGAGAAAGGGGCCAATCTATCCGGAGGCCAGCAACAGCGACTATCGCTTGCCAGACTCTTTATGAGATCATCCGATCTGTATATTCTGGACGAACCAACGTCATCATTGGATATTCAGACAGAACAGAACGTAATGAATCACT